One Silene latifolia isolate original U9 population chromosome 4, ASM4854445v1, whole genome shotgun sequence DNA segment encodes these proteins:
- the LOC141651459 gene encoding uncharacterized protein LOC141651459 — translation MADRATKKPLGVREDVPLRVGKFFMPVDFVIMGIEKDSNIPIILVRPFLHTAGAVIDVKHGMLTLEVGDEKTTFNLDKTMKALNLNDPCFIVDNYCRECDMKKPESPSKDPIREDIPRKDKEVLPN, via the coding sequence ATGGCGGATCGCGCTACAAAGAAGCCACTAGGAGTTCGTGAAGATGTGCCCCTAAGAGTTGGAAAATTCTTCATGCCGGTGGACTTTGTAATTATGGGTATAGAAAAAGATTCTAACATACCAATCATTTTGGTAAGGCCATTTCTACACACTgccggagcggtgattgatgtcaAGCATGGGATGCTAACTCTTGAAGTTGGTGATGAGAAGACAACCTTCAACCTTGATAAAACTATGAAAGCTCTAAATTTGAATGATCCATGCTTTATAGTTGATAACTATTGTCGGGAATGTGACATGAAGAAGCCGGAATCTCCATCTAAGGATCCTATCAGGGAAGACATTCCTAGGAAGGACAAAGAAGTGTTACCAAATTAG